The genomic window AGGCGATGACGGACTGACCGTTGTCCTCGACGCCCCTGCCCGTCACCTTGCCGCCCTCGACAACTGGATCGAAAGGATCGTGTTTCCACCCGCTCCGGTCACCTGCGGGGACGATGTCGGTGTGAGAGACTATCCAGACCGTCTTCTTCGCCTTGCCAGGAAGTCTGACCAAGAGATTGGGACGAATACCACTTGGCACACGGTCATCGGGAGCATCCATCCTCTCAGAGGGCATCCCGAGCTCTGCGAGCAGCCCCTCCAGGAACTCTACCTTCTCCAGTTCTCCGTCCCCTCCAGAGCTCGGATCCAAAGCGGGAATCCGGCACATGGCGACTAGGGAATCGACCATTCTCGATTCGCATTTCTCAAGGATCTCGGCAACCTCAGAAGATCGCATGGGGGGGTATGACAGAATAGCAATAAGAATCTTCCAGGCAATCGACATCTTTAAGCATTCGATTGAGATTGAACTCCTGGATTCGCTTGCGCAAGATCAAAGTCATCGCTCTCATCGTAGTGATTCTGTTCGGTTCCTTCCTCTTCTCAAAGATGAGTGACCCCGACGAGGTAGTGCCAGTTCTCCCACCGTGGGACATAGAGGCCGTCAGTGACCCTTCGTTTCGTGATGTGCCGTGGCCATCTGGCGATCCCATCGTAGGGATGGAGGTCGACAACATAAGCCGGGCCTATCCCCTCTCTATTCTGGAATGGCACGGAGTCTTGAACGACCACATATCCGATCTGTCAGTAGCCGTCACATACTCCTTCCTCTCGGATTCTGCCGTGGCGTACGACCGCACACTCGATGGCAGAGTCCTCACCTTCGAGGTTCACAGGGGAGTGTACAAGAACGGTCTCCTCCTGCGGGACAAACAGACGCAATCCATGTGGAGCCAGATGGATGGCAAGGCGATAATGGGACCACTCCAGGGAAAGACCCTCACGAGGATCCCGACAGTCCGGACTTCCTGGTCCGATTGGGAGGCGCTTCATCCCGCGACACGTGTCCTCTCCCCCCCAAGCGAAAGGGACTACGGGATTCATCCCTATGGCGACTACGGGGACAATGACGCGATCCTGTTCCCTTACAGATACCGGGACGCGTCCCTCGGGGCCAAGGATCTGGTTTTGGGTGTCGACCTCAACGGATCCCATGCTGCATACCCGCTCTCGGGCATCTCCAACGAGAGGGTCATCATGGACGCCGTCGGCTCGGAGACCATAGTCGTTGCCTACGCCTACGGTGCCGCCTTCATCTACCTCGCGCACAATAGATCGTTCACACACATCTCGGACTCAACAATGGAGGACCAGAACGCGATCCGCTGGAACATGACCACTGGCCGCAGTGAGGACGGCAGCCTCAGTTTGGAGTCCCTTCAGGGGAACTCCACGGTCTGCTACTGGTTCGCTTGGTTGAACATGCATCCGAAGACGAGCCTTTACGGTTTCGAGTCGCGAAACCTGACCGAGAGACACTGGACGGCGGCGGCCTTGCCTATGACCATTGGCCTTCTCTTGTGCCTCCTCGTCGTCTCATTCAAACGCTACTCGAGCGGGCGAGCTAAGGACGCGCCCCGACCGCTGAAGTGGATTGCGTACAAGCGCTCGATCGTATTGGCCGCGCTGGCCATACTTGCCTTTCTCATAGTGATGTTCGATTCCCGGGGGAACCTGCAGATAGGCAACACGGCGCTGGAGATGCTCTTCGCGGTACTGTTCCTCCTGCTCGGCGCTGCCATGGTTCTCGAATGGTACCACCTGAGAGGATACGTTGGCACCATGATCCCCATCGACCTGAGCGAGTTCGAGGAGAATCTGAAGCAGGTGTGTGCGATCCAGGAAATCGAGATTGAGGAGTTGGAGGCCAAGAAACTGGGCTTTGTGGCCACGGAAGGAGGGTACGGACTTGCCGGGCCCAAGGCCGAGATGCTCTTCTCCGGAAGTTGGCTTCTGGCGGGAAGCCCGGAGGGGCTCACCGTTCAGGACATCGCCCAGACAAAGAGGGTCGCGGAGATGTCCCTTACAGTCCCGGAAGAAGAGGAGTTAGCTTGATCCGCCCTTGCGG from Candidatus Thermoplasmatota archaeon includes these protein-coding regions:
- a CDS encoding DUF3179 domain-containing protein; the protein is MRKIKVIALIVVILFGSFLFSKMSDPDEVVPVLPPWDIEAVSDPSFRDVPWPSGDPIVGMEVDNISRAYPLSILEWHGVLNDHISDLSVAVTYSFLSDSAVAYDRTLDGRVLTFEVHRGVYKNGLLLRDKQTQSMWSQMDGKAIMGPLQGKTLTRIPTVRTSWSDWEALHPATRVLSPPSERDYGIHPYGDYGDNDAILFPYRYRDASLGAKDLVLGVDLNGSHAAYPLSGISNERVIMDAVGSETIVVAYAYGAAFIYLAHNRSFTHISDSTMEDQNAIRWNMTTGRSEDGSLSLESLQGNSTVCYWFAWLNMHPKTSLYGFESRNLTERHWTAAALPMTIGLLLCLLVVSFKRYSSGRAKDAPRPLKWIAYKRSIVLAALAILAFLIVMFDSRGNLQIGNTALEMLFAVLFLLLGAAMVLEWYHLRGYVGTMIPIDLSEFEENLKQVCAIQEIEIEELEAKKLGFVATEGGYGLAGPKAEMLFSGSWLLAGSPEGLTVQDIAQTKRVAEMSLTVPEEEELA